The genomic window CTCAATTCTTTGACCGCTAACTCATACAATTGTTGACCGTGTTCAGGTGTTGCTAACGCTGGATTAGACCCCATTCTGCCATCGGGATAGTGGGTGCGAAAATCTTCGGCTCCATAAATAGGATAACCAGAATTAACATCGGGCGATAAGGGAGCTTTTTTAATCGATTCAGGATAAATAAATTGCGTAACCGCTACTTCTGAGGGAGTGGCGTGAGATCCTTCTTGATCGCCATAGAGTTCTTTGGCTTTTTGATAAACGGAGCGACACATAAACCAATTACCCACTTTAGCCCTAATGCGATCGCTGTGGGGAATATTGAGAGTCGATAAATGATAATAAGTTTCCGAAAACGCAGCTTTCAAAGGAGAAATATTGCCCCCGTGACCATTAATAAAAAAGTAGCGAGTAAATCCGGCTTGGGTCAAATGGGTCAAATAATCAAGAATCACTTGAATCAAGGTACTCGGCCGCAGACTCATGCTGCCAGGAAAAGCGGTATGATGCAAAGCCATTCCTACGTTGATCGTCGGACCAACAATGGTTTGGGTTTGTTCTCCGACTCCTTTGGCGATCGCTTCAGCACAAATTGCATCGGTGCCAATGAGTCCGATGGGGCCATGTTGTTCAGTCGAACCAATGGGAATAATGATTCCTGTGTTGGTTTGTAAATAGTCTTCTACTTCGGGCCAGGTCATTAAATGTAGCAACATAGAGATTCAATGGTATAACAATGATGAGGATATTTTTAGTCCTAACGGTTTAGTTGTGTTGTCTATATTGGCATAGAATCAAAAATCAGATTAATTATGTTGTCTTTCGATACGATTCAAACTCCCCCTAACCCCTCTGTTGTTAATACTCACCGCATCCTTGTGGTAGAAGATGAAGATGTCATTCGCGATATGATTGTTCTGGCCTTAGAAGATGAAGGCTATGAGATCACTGCTGTCAATGATGGGCGTAGTGCTTTAAATTTACTACAACAAGAAGACAAAAATTCCCAGGCCACAGAAACAGAATTTGATTTATTAGTTTTGGATTTAATGCTCCCCCAAGTTAACGGTTTAGATATCTGCCGTCTTTTGCGTTATCAGGGCAATATTATTCCCATTTTGATCCTCAGTGCCAAAGCCAGCGAAACAGACCGTGTATTGGGCTTAGAAGTGGGTGCTGACGATTATTTAACTAAACCCTTTAGTATGCGAGAGTTGGTCGCTCGATGTCGGGCTTTAATTCGTCGTCAAAACTTAACCAATTCTTCTTCGAGTTCGGTTAAACAGTTTCGTGATATTACCCTCTATACCCAAGAATGCCGAGTAACAGTGGGAGAACAAGAAATTAGTCTTTCTCCTAAAGAATATCGCTTATTAGAATTGTTTATGAGCTATCCCCGTCGTGTTTGGTCACGGGATCAATTAATTGAACAAATTTGGGGGCCTGATTTTTTGGGAGATACCAAAACCGTTGATGTTCATATTCGTTGGTTACGGGAAAAACTAGAAAAAGATCCTAGCCAACCCGAATATTTAATCACGGTTCGAGGGTTTGGTTATCGCTTTGGCTAGTTAATGATTGCTCCATTGATAAAATAGTTTCCATTTCCCGAAATTCTGCTAAGCTTTTTTCGGCTGCTTCTTGGTCTAAAATACTAAGGGCAAACCCCACATGGACAATCACATAGTCATTAATTTCTACTTCAGGAACATAAGCTAAACTGACCTCCTTAATCACTCCCCCAAAACTCACTTTTCCCTTTCTCAATAAAGGTTCATCTTGGCTAATACTCACGACTTTTCCAGGGACAGCTAAACACATTGTTGTTGTCTTCTTTAATTAAATACTAAACCATATACAGTTTTTTGTAACATAAGTTACTCCCAAAAACTGTTATTAAAGTATCTAACATTTTTTTCTTAATGAGTTTTTTAGGTTTTCAGATAGGAGTTTAAAAAAGAAGGCTCCACTAAAATTTAGCAGAGCTTTCTAAGACATGGAGAAAACTATGTTAAAGGATAAAAAATGCCTTATTCTCCATTTTCTGTCAAGTTAAGCCTCTTGTTCAATGTAGATAAATAAAAGTCCCATAACTACGATTGGCATGAGCCAAGTGACAACGGGAATTAAAATCCAAGGTAAGTAAGAAGCTGCGTAAGCACCATTCATGTGATTCTTCTCCTGTAAGTTGTTTTTTGAATTGAGTCAAGCACTTTTTCAAAAATTTGAAATTCTGAAAATCGAATTAAACGGTTTTCAGCTATGTTTAGTTAACTAAACCACGGAAAATTGCATCAATAGTCGAAAACTTCTCAAGCAAGAAATAAGCCATAAAGGCACTTCCTGTCCCACCTAAGAAAAAGCCACTGGCAAAGAGACTCCAACCTTCAGAGGTTTGCATGGCATCGGTTCCAGGCGCACTTTCACTGGCACTTTTGAGAGAAACTAAACCATGAGCATTGAGTCCAATGGTGCCGATGATCACAATGGCAACTGCAGTTAATAACGCAGCCAGATAGGGATCTGCCGGAAAATCACGGTTAGTACCGAAAACCACTTCAGGCCCAACTAAGAAATAACCATGAGCAAGGCCGACTTCTAAACCCCGTGCAAGAGGAGAAAGTCCTTTGCGATAAATGGGTAAATTGTTAATGAAAGCTCTTGTAAAGCCAGAGTCAGAGATAGGGGTAGACAAATGACCAACAAAGGGGTCATCTTTGTAGGCTTTAACCATCTGGGTGTATCCAGTTTCTGCCATTTTTCTTGAGTCCTCCTGATTTTGGTGAATAGGATGGCTTGACTTGTAAGATTACATTTTAGGCAAGTAAGGGACAAGGCAAGGTTAATTTTGCCCTTAACGTAAAAAAAATTCATTAATTTTTGTATCTAAGTAAAGATTCTTTACATTTTGCTCTGAAAAGGAACACAAAAAGCGGTAAAGTTTAAGAATTGGTAAGCAATCATTACAATCAAAACAGTTAATCATAATGGATATTATTGGACAGCGTGGAGATCCTCAAATAGGCAATTTAGCCACTCCCGTTAATTCTTCACGGTTATCTCTCGCTTTTATCAGAAATTTACCGGCGTATCGTCGAGGGTTATCTGCTAATCGTCGTGGTTTAGAAGTTGGGATGGCTCACGGTTACTTTCTCTATGGACCATTTGCTATTCTTGGTCCTTTGCGTAACACCGAATATGCAAGCACTGGGGGTTTATTGTCCGCTGTTGCCATGATCTCCATTTTAACTATTGCTTTATCTTTGTATGCTTCTGTCGAGGTAGGCAAACCGATAGAAACCTTAACCACGCCTGATGTTCCTGAAGATTTAGGAACCTCCGTGGGTTGGGGGGAATTTGCTAATGGTTTTTTCATTGGCGGTTCAGGGGGAGTCATTTTTGCTTACCTTCTCTGCCAAGCTCTCTATTTTGATTTAATTCAAAAAATCTTAGGTTAATAGCTATTTTCCATGGCTTTTTAGGGGTTAACTGAGATTAACCCCTACTTTATGTCTAAAAAACAAAAATCAACAGTTCGGACAACACTGTTGATTTTAAATAAAGATATGCAGGTGCTTTTTCTAATGGTAGAATTAACTGTATTTGCAACATTTAAGCCATATTTTGAAGTTCTTTTGTAGGTAAGCTGTTAATGATGCTTGAAGATTCATTATGATCTTGAT from Crocosphaera subtropica ATCC 51142 includes these protein-coding regions:
- a CDS encoding HypC/HybG/HupF family hydrogenase formation chaperone, with protein sequence MCLAVPGKVVSISQDEPLLRKGKVSFGGVIKEVSLAYVPEVEINDYVIVHVGFALSILDQEAAEKSLAEFREMETILSMEQSLTSQSDNQTLEP
- a CDS encoding photosystem I reaction center protein subunit XI, coding for MAETGYTQMVKAYKDDPFVGHLSTPISDSGFTRAFINNLPIYRKGLSPLARGLEVGLAHGYFLVGPEVVFGTNRDFPADPYLAALLTAVAIVIIGTIGLNAHGLVSLKSASESAPGTDAMQTSEGWSLFASGFFLGGTGSAFMAYFLLEKFSTIDAIFRGLVN
- a CDS encoding photosystem I reaction center subunit VIII encodes the protein MNGAYAASYLPWILIPVVTWLMPIVVMGLLFIYIEQEA
- a CDS encoding photosystem I reaction center subunit XI, with the translated sequence MDIIGQRGDPQIGNLATPVNSSRLSLAFIRNLPAYRRGLSANRRGLEVGMAHGYFLYGPFAILGPLRNTEYASTGGLLSAVAMISILTIALSLYASVEVGKPIETLTTPDVPEDLGTSVGWGEFANGFFIGGSGGVIFAYLLCQALYFDLIQKILG
- a CDS encoding creatininase family protein; amino-acid sequence: MLLHLMTWPEVEDYLQTNTGIIIPIGSTEQHGPIGLIGTDAICAEAIAKGVGEQTQTIVGPTINVGMALHHTAFPGSMSLRPSTLIQVILDYLTHLTQAGFTRYFFINGHGGNISPLKAAFSETYYHLSTLNIPHSDRIRAKVGNWFMCRSVYQKAKELYGDQEGSHATPSEVAVTQFIYPESIKKAPLSPDVNSGYPIYGAEDFRTHYPDGRMGSNPALATPEHGQQLYELAVKELSESYLKFLHAD
- a CDS encoding response regulator transcription factor, producing MLSFDTIQTPPNPSVVNTHRILVVEDEDVIRDMIVLALEDEGYEITAVNDGRSALNLLQQEDKNSQATETEFDLLVLDLMLPQVNGLDICRLLRYQGNIIPILILSAKASETDRVLGLEVGADDYLTKPFSMRELVARCRALIRRQNLTNSSSSSVKQFRDITLYTQECRVTVGEQEISLSPKEYRLLELFMSYPRRVWSRDQLIEQIWGPDFLGDTKTVDVHIRWLREKLEKDPSQPEYLITVRGFGYRFG